A window of the Cystobacter fuscus genome harbors these coding sequences:
- a CDS encoding HEAT repeat domain-containing protein, producing MARHRWRKREIHPARLAMLERALRGGDPKLNPQQAAKALARTREGLRLLAQVGSSPGAPEPRQAALYEFSFTNLASWHLVLLRRVFANPHEAPDIRAQAAEALGCHYAGYRYRWQRRYRRLVEALERGLEDPAPEVRFWSIYALTCMEEAQVLPRLRLIAATDTARCPGMWTLRQEALWAIGKFEGQDLDPTTL from the coding sequence ATGGCACGACACCGATGGCGAAAACGCGAGATTCATCCGGCACGCCTGGCGATGCTCGAACGAGCCCTCCGGGGCGGTGACCCCAAACTGAATCCACAGCAGGCCGCAAAAGCGCTCGCACGGACCCGCGAAGGACTGCGGCTGCTGGCCCAGGTGGGCTCCTCGCCGGGTGCGCCCGAACCACGCCAGGCCGCGCTGTATGAGTTCTCGTTCACGAACCTCGCTTCGTGGCACCTCGTGCTCCTGCGCCGCGTGTTCGCCAACCCGCACGAGGCTCCCGACATCCGGGCCCAGGCCGCCGAGGCGCTGGGCTGCCATTACGCCGGATACAGGTACCGCTGGCAGCGCCGCTACCGACGCCTCGTGGAGGCGCTGGAGCGCGGACTCGAGGACCCGGCGCCCGAGGTGCGCTTCTGGAGCATCTACGCATTGACCTGCATGGAGGAAGCCCAGGTGCTGCCCAGGCTTCGGCTCATCGCGGCCACCGACACCGCCAGATGCCCGGGCATGTGGACGCTGCGGCAGGAGGCGCTGTGGGCCATCGGCAAATTCGAGGGTCAGGACCTCGACCCCACGACGCTGTGA
- a CDS encoding NUDIX hydrolase, with translation MTNGRSWQGNWKVRLYKRIRERGYDSLTAFADARPSASLVALAQELGEDDINAVQVFSGLVAEAERSHRLTRLARGQLVRELSEGLPNGWPAVLDDANRFAVAKALSSWIAYTPDTHQDRARQISAALLATPPPPGWRPLGPDDELLCTLLPDEEV, from the coding sequence ATGACCAACGGACGATCCTGGCAGGGCAACTGGAAGGTCCGCTTGTATAAGCGAATCCGCGAGCGGGGTTACGACTCCCTCACCGCCTTCGCCGACGCCCGTCCCAGCGCATCGTTGGTGGCACTGGCCCAGGAACTCGGCGAGGATGACATCAATGCCGTGCAGGTGTTCAGCGGACTGGTGGCCGAGGCGGAACGGAGCCATCGGCTCACGCGGTTGGCGCGCGGACAGTTGGTGCGCGAGCTGTCCGAAGGTCTCCCCAACGGCTGGCCGGCCGTACTGGATGACGCCAACCGTTTCGCAGTCGCCAAGGCGCTCAGTTCGTGGATTGCCTACACCCCGGATACGCACCAGGACAGAGCAAGGCAGATCAGCGCAGCGCTCCTCGCCACGCCACCGCCCCCCGGCTGGCGCCCGCTCGGACCCGACGACGAGCTACTGTGCACGCTCCTGCCCGACGAGGAAGTCTAG